The genomic stretch CCGTGGGGCTATTAAATACAACCTAGGAGATACAAAAGGCGCCCTTAGTGACCTAAACAAAGCAATTGAGCTCGATCCCAATGATGCTAAAGCATATAGCAATAAAGCTGCCATCCTAAATGATCTTGGAAACTACGAGCAGGCTTTAATAGATGCTACTAAGTCAACAAAGCTAGACGCTAATTACTCAAAAGCATATAGCAATAGAGGAGTGGCATATAGCGGTTTGGGTAAGAGTGATCAAGCAATAAAAGATTTTGAACAAGCCCTTGTACTAAATCCTAATAACGTTGAGGCGTACTATAATTTGGGCACAGAGAACGGTGTTATAGGGGATAGCAAGTCAGCCGTAAAATACTTAAGTAAAGCGGTAGAACTTAACCCCAACAATATAGATGCTTACTATAACCTGGGCCTGAATTATGATAAGTTGGGTGATCAATCAAATGCCCTTAAGAGTTACGATAAAACAATAGTCTTAAACCCTAATTATTATAAGTCATATGTTAACAGGGGACTTGTTAAGTTTGAACTGGGAGATATCAAGGGTTCTCTTGATGATTATGATAGAGCAATTGAGATTAAGCCCAGCTATCAGGCTTACTAT from Thermodesulfobacteriota bacterium encodes the following:
- a CDS encoding tetratricopeptide repeat protein; translation: MNRFVALLFLILFPIIVFAQSDAEFYNRAISKLKIGDLKGALEDFNQSIKLDPDYAPAYTNRGAIKYNLGDTKGALSDLNKAIELDPNDAKAYSNKAAILNDLGNYEQALIDATKSTKLDANYSKAYSNRGVAYSGLGKSDQAIKDFEQALVLNPNNVEAYYNLGTENGVIGDSKSAVKYLSKAVELNPNNIDAYYNLGLNYDKLGDQSNALKSYDKTIVLNPNYYKSYVNRGLVKFELGDIKGSLDDYDRAIEIKPSYQAYYSRGISNAKLENYQDSVNDYTKALELNPDLLLAYIKRGVDKARLDDYTGALSDFEKAIELEPGYAPAYFNMAIININNGQNDIACKNLYKSKQLGFNQSEKLIKEYCSE